DNA sequence from the Chloroflexota bacterium genome:
TCATCCTGATCTCCTTGGTGTGGACGTGTTAGTATACGACTATGTTAGCAAACTCCCCCTTTCTTTGTAAACCTATATCAGGACGACACAAGCCCCCTTCTCCCGGGCTCGGGAGAAGGGGGTTTGGGGGATGAGGGCCGTTTTCCCGCGGCCGATGATCAGGGGAATCTCTTGCGTCGGGCGACACGCGGGGTGTTCCTACCACCCCGATTTCCATCACTGACTTTGAAAAAGCCCTGCAGAGGGTAGTGTATCCAAAATGTGTGGAAACCTCGCCAGGCCCATTGCAAGCCCACAGGGAAGGTGCGGAGGGGCCTCCCTTCGCCAGCATATCCTCTCTTCCGCCTTGCATCTGCCCTTTCCCGGCCTGATTCGGGTGGGCAAGGCCAGGCGAGGCAGGTGAGGGGCGGAAACTGGGAGATTTCTTTTGAGGGGCGCAGCCCCTCAAAGCTCCCCACCGTATTTCCACCGGAAAAGATGCACGACCCGCAGGGACGTTCTTATCATGGTCATCACCGGAATGTCTTTGACTTTTGTCTAGAGTTGCCTTACAATCCGCGTCAGTCCCATGCCCAAGAAACCCTTTCGCTACGGCCAGGAGTTCGGTACCCATGACGATGACCAGTCAAGAAATCCGACAACGCTTTCTGGACTACTTCGCCCAACACGGCCACACCGTCGTGGAGAGCTCATCCCTGATCCCGGTGGGTGACCCCACCCTGCTGTTTACCAACGCCGGTATGGTGCAGTTCAAGGACGTATTCCTGGGGCTGGAGCGCCGGCCGTACACCCGGGCCACCTCGGTTCAGAAGTGCATGCGCGTCTCGGGAAAGCACAACGACCTGGAGAACGTGGGCCCCTCACCCCGCCATCACACGTTCTTCGAGATGCTGGGCAACTTCTCCTTCGGCGACTACTTCAAACGAGAGGCCATCCACTACGCCTACGAGGTCGTCACGCAGGTCTATGGCGTCGATCCCGAGCGGCTGGTATACACCGTGTATGAGGACGACGACGAGGCCTTTCGCGTCTGGACCGAGGAGATCGGCGTGCCGGCCGAACGGGTCTATCGCATGGGGGAGAAGACGAACTTCTGGATGATGGGCGACACCGGTCCCTGCGGTCCCACCTCGGAGATCCACTACGATTGGGGGCCAGAGGCGTGCACCTGCGGGGATCCCAACTGTAGCGTGGCACTGGACAACGGATGCGACCGCTGGCTGGAGATCTGGAACCTGGTCTTCATGCAATACAACCAAGGGGCTGACGGGACCCGCACCCCATTGCCGAGGCCGGGCGTCGATACCGGCATGGGATTGGAGCGCATCACATCCGTGGTGCAGAACAAGCGCTCCAACTACGAGACGGATCTGTTCACGCCGATCCTGGCCCACATCCAGGCGCTGTTGGGCGACAGCGACGAGGAAGCCGCCCAAAAACAGGTCGCCTACCGGGTGATCGCCGATCACGGACGGGCCGTGACCTTTCTGGTGGGCGATGGGGTGATCCCCAGCAGCGAGGGGCGGGGGTACGTGCTTCGCCTGATCCTGCGACGCGCCGCCCGATACGGCTACAAAGCCGGCTTCGAGGGGCCGTTCCTGGCCAAGATCGCCGAGAAGGTCATCGAGATCATGGGGCACCACTATCACGAGCTACACGAGCGGGCGGCCTTCATTTATAAGACGATCACCGCGGAGGAGGAGCGCTTCTCGCAGACGCTCGCCACCGGGCTCGCCGTCCTGGAGGAGTTGATCGCCGACCCCAAAGTGCAGGAGACGAAGGTGCTGCCCGGCGAGGCGGCCTTCCGACTGTACGATACCTACGGCTTTCCCCTGGACCTGACCCGGGACGTGGCTCGCGAGCACGGGCTGACCATCGACGAGGCGGGCTACCAGCGGGCGATGGCGGAGCAGCGCGAGCGGGCCCGGGCTGCCTCCCGGTTCACAGCGGACCAGGAAGATCGGGCCGCCCGATATCTGAGCGTGTTGGAGGAGCTGCGCTCGGCCGGCCTGCTGCCCGAGGGCACGGTCCAGCACCTCTGCTACGAGACCAGCGAGGTCGAGGCGCCGGTCCTGGCCATCCTCAAAGACTCGCAATCCGTCTCCCTGGCCCGCGCCGGGGAAGCGGTGGAGATCGTGCTGCCCAAGACGCCCTTCTACGTGGAAAGCGGCGGGCAGGTGTCCGACACGGGCGTCATCGCGCAGTATGACGAGCACGGCGACCCGGTATGGAAGGTGCGCGTCGACGAGGCGCGCCAGCCGGTCCCCGGCCTGATCGTCCACGTCGGCGAGGTGGAGGAGGGCACCGTGCGCGTGGGAGACCTGGCGCGGGCGTCCATCGACCAGGAGCGTCGGCGGGACATCATGCGCAACCACACCGCCACCCACCTGCTCCATGCCGCGCTCCGCCGGGTGCTGGGCGAACACGTCCATCAGGCGGGCTCGCTGGTCGCTCCGGACCGGCTGCGCTTCGACTTTACCCACGGCGCCATGCTGACGGAGGAGGAGCTGGCGGCCATCGAGCAAGGGGTGAACGACGCCATCCTGGCCGCATACCCGGTGGAGGCCCGCTGGACGACGTATCGACAGGCCGTGAACGAGGGCGTCATCGCCCTCTTCGGTGAGAAATACGGCGAGGAGGTGCGCGTCATCCGGGTCGGTCCCGCAGATGAACCGCTCAGCCAGGAGCTGTGCGGCGGCACACACGTGAACAACACATCCGAGATCGGCTTCTTCCATATTCTATCCGAGGGCAGCGTGGGCGCGGGCGTGCGCCGCATCGAAGCGGTCACCGGGCGCTGGGCCCACCGGCTGGTCCAGCGACAGCTGGCCCTGCTCCATCGGACGGCCACCTTCCTGGGATGCCAGGACGAGGAGGTCGATCGGAAGGTGCTCAACCTGCTGGATCAGGTCCAGAGCCTGCAGAAGGAGGTCACCCGGTTGCGACAGGCCCTGGCCCTCCGAGAATTCGAGTCGCTGCTCCAGCAGGTGCAGGACATTGACGGCGTGAAAGTGCTGGCCGTGCCCGTCGACGCGGACGACATGGAGACCATGCGACGGATGAGCGACTGGTTCCGCGAGCGCATGGGCTCGGGCGTGATCGTTTTGGGCGCGGCCATCGGCAATCGGCCCAGCTTCGTGGCCGCCGTCACGCCCGACCTGGTGGAGCGCGGGTTCCACGCAGGGCAGATCGTGAAGGTCGTCGCCGAGGCCGTCGGCGGAGGCGGAGGCGGCCGGCCCACGCTGGCTCAGGCCGGGGGCAAGGACCTCAGCCGGATGCACGAGGCGCTGCGACTGGTCCCGCAATGGGTGGAACGCAAGCTGCACGCCGGCTCTTGAGCGGCGGCCGAGGGAATGGGCCCCATATCCAGCTGAAAGGGATCGGAATTTCCGGCGAACGGACGAAGCCGTGGCCCCTTTCGAGGTGCTGCGGCTTCCCTTCGCTTTGGGGGACATGACACAGATCATCCACCTGACGGACGATTGGCAATTACCCGGCCTGTTGGCCCGGCTGGACACGATCCGCGACCCAGCCGTGATCCTGGTGTTGCCCGCGAACAGTCGCTCCTGGGCCAACCCGGTACGGCTGCGCCTGATCCGTCGCCGCGCGGCCCGACGACGGCTGCGCGTGGCGTTGGTCACCGACAACCCGGCCATGCGGCGGCTGGCTCAAGAGGAGGGCCTCCCCACCTTCTACTCCCCCGAGGAGGCCGCCCAGATCGAATCGTTGCCGATCCCCCCGCCTGATGGCCACCTGCCGGAGGATCCACGCAAGGACCAGCGCGCCAAGCTGACGCGCTGGCGCGCGCAGCGCGTGGAGGAGCGCGCCCGCGTGATCGCCCAGGCGCGATCACGCCGCGTCCCCGCCTGGGGTGAGGTCGTGGGGCTCACCCTGCTGCTGGCGGCGCTGACATCGCTGATCCTCCTGACCGCGGCGTTGATCGTGCCCGTCGCCCACGTGACGCTGGTGCCGGCCCGCCAGACCTCGGCGATCACCGTGGACCTAACGGCGACGACGGGCGTGGACTACCCGGATGCCAACCTGCGACTGATCCCGGCCCGGTGGGTGGAGATCCAGATCGAGGGCAACGGCTCTCTGCCCACCACCGGGCGGCGAGACGCACCGGACCAACGAGCGACGGGCTCCGTGGTGTTCATCAACCGGCAGACGGCCTCCCTGGAGATCCCAGCTGGAACGGTGGTGCGAACCTCCACGGGGACCAATGTGCGCTTCCGCACCACGGTGACTGGGACGCTCCCGGCGGGGATCGGGGCGAAGGTGGAGGTCCCCATCGAGGCGGTGGACCCCGGGCCTGCGGGCAACGTGCGCAGCGGCACCATCACCCTGGTCGATGGCCCGCTATCCCCCGTCCTCCGGGTGATCAACGAGAAGCCGACCACCGGCGGTAGCGTTCGCCAGGTCAACGTCGTCACCAACGCGGACAAGGATCGCCTGCGACAGGCGGTACTGCAACAGGTCCAGCAGACGGCCTACCAGCGCCTCAGCGAGCTGCTGGAGGAGGGGGAGTTCCTCCCCCGAGAGTCCATCGTGACGTTGATCCTGGCGGAGACGTTCGACCACTTCGTGGACGATCCGGCCGACACGCTGGGACTGCGCCTGCGCGTACTGGCGCGCGGCGTCGCCGTCGACGGGGAGGCCGGAAAGCAGATCGCCCTCCGGGTCATGCAGGACCAGATCCCCGAACGGGCGCGCCTCCTGGCCGATAGCGTGCGTTACCAGCAGGGGCCGGTGACCGTGCGCGGGGACCGGGTGATGTACTCGCTCACGGCGACCGGCGAGGTGGTGAGCGATATCGATCGGGCGGCGGTACGGGCAGCCATCGCCGGGCTGCCGCTGGACGAGGCCCGGGAGACGTTGATGAGGGAATGGCCGCTGGCCGCCCCGCCGGAGCTGCAGCTGAAGCCCAGCTGGCTCGGCCGGGTGCCGTGGGTCCCCTTCCGCATCCGGGTGGAGGTGGACTGGTCGCGATGATCGGGCCCGTGATGGCATTGGACGTGGGAGAGCGCCGCATCGGGGTGGCCATCTCCGACCCACTAGGCGTTGTGGCCACGCCGGTGACCACCCTGACGCGCCGCTCGTGGGCCAAGGACCTGGCCGCCATTGAACAGATCGTACAGGAGCGCGGCGTCAAGCGCATCATCGTGGGATATCCGCTTCACATGGACGGCAGCGCGAGCGAGCAGGCCCAGATCAGCGAGCGATTCGCCCAACGGCTGAAGGAGGCCCTGGGGCCGTCCGGCCCTCCGGTGGAGCTGTGGGACGAGCGCCTGTCCACCCAGATCGCCAGCGAGCGGCTGCGCGCCACCGGCAGCTCGGCGCGCGCGGGCCTGGACGCCGCCGCGGCCGCGGTCATCCTCCAGGAGTGGCTGGACGCCCGCAGGGGCCCGGCTCTGTTGCCCGAGCCTCCCGATCCGGATCGAGGTTGAGATGTCCATGCGAGTTCCTTCGGGGCCATCGCGCCTCACGGATTCGTCTTCCACTTCTCCCCGCCCCTTTGCCACCTTGGGGCTGATCCTGCGCGTTTTCATCTTCGTCCTGACCATCGGCACCGTCGCCGGCTCGGGGGCCATCGCCTGGGCGCACCTGCGAGAGCAATGGGAGGACAAACCGACCCTGGAGCGCTATCAGGCGCTCGCTCGTGCTGGCGGCCCGCGCCCGCTGACGTTGGAGACGATCGAGGACTACGCCATCGAGCTGTACCTGCGGTTCCGGGAGGCCGATCTGCTGCGCCCGGCGGCGGAGACGGACGCCGTCGTCCGCTTCACGGTGGCCCCCGGTGAGACGGCCACGCAGATCGCGGATCGGCTCGAGCAGGAGGGGCTCATCACCGACGCCGACCTGTTCCGACTCTACATCCGACACGAGGGAATCGACGCCAAATTGGAGGCGGGCGAGTTCGAGCTATCCCCCGGGATGACGATCCCGGAGATCGCCCAGGCCCTCCAGCAGGCCCGCGCCCGGGAGGTCGTCGTCACCGTGCAGGAGGGGCTGCGGGCGGAGGAGGTGGCGGAGCTGCTGGAGCAATCGGAGGTCACGGACGGCGACGCGTTCCTGGCGCTGGTGCGCAGCGGCGACCCGGTGAGCGCCGGACTGGGCAACTATGACTTCCTCGCCGACCGGCCAACGGGGGCTTCCCTGGAGGGGTACCTGTTCCCCGACACGTACCGTTTCCCCATGCACGCCCAGCCCGCCGAGATCCTGCGCATCTTCCTGGACAACTTCGACCGCCGGGTGACGCCGGAGCTGCGGCAGGAGGCGGCCAATCGCGGCCTCTCCCTGTACACCGTGCTCACGCTGGCCTCCATCGTCGAGAGGGAGGCCGCGCTGCCCGAGGAGCGCCCCATCATCGCCAGCGTTTACCTGAACCGGTTGGAGAAGGGCATGTACCTGAACGCCGATCCCACCGTGCAGTACGCCATGGGATACCAGCCGGACACGGGCCAGTGGTGGAAGAGCCCGGTGACGCTGGAGGAGTACAGCAGCGTCGTCTCGCCCTATAACACCTACCTGAACCCCGGGTTGCCGCCGGGCCCCATCTGTAGCCCCGGGCTCTCGGCCATCGAGGCCGTCATCCGGCCGGCCGAGACGGACTACCTCTACTTCGTCGCCACGGGCGATGGCGGCCACGTATTCGCCCGCACGCTAGAGGAACACAAGGCCAACATCAAGCGCTACCAGGGGCAGTAACGTGGATCAGCCGGATCATCAGCGGGAGGCATCGGTTCGACGCGTGCGATGGGCCGCCGGCCCCCCTCCTCGCAGAGGGCGTCGATATCTGCTCGCGCTCGTGCTGATCTCGCTGCTCCTGGCCGGCTGCACGCTTCCCCGCTCGACACCCCCCATCATCAAGATCGGGATGATCGCCCCATTCGAAGGGCTTTACCGGCCGCGAGGCTACGCCGCCCTGTACGCGGTCAAGCTGGCGCTGCGCGAGCGCAACGCCGCGGGCGGCGTTGCCGGCTATGGGGTCATGCTGGTCGCCCTGAACGACGACGGGGACCCGGAGGAGGCCGCTCTACAGGCGCGCAAGCTGGCGGTGGACCCGGACGTGATGGGGGTGATCGGCCCGTTCAGCCGCACGACGGCCGCCGCGGCCGCGCCCCTGCTGGCGGAGGCAGGGCTGGCCTGGATCGCGCCGGTCTCCGTCCCCGATGGGGTGGTGCAGGCTTATCCGAATGCGTTCCGCCTCTTCGCCTCGGATCAGGCGCTGGCGGAGGCGCTGGTGACGTGGGCCCGGGAGACACCCGGAGGGGATGGGAGGATATGGATCGCCCAGGAGGGCCCGTTCTCGCGGCCGCTACAGGAGGCCGCAGAGCAGAGGGGGATCTCCTGGCGCCCTTCCCCCGGCGCGTCCAAGCCCACGCACACGACCGTCGCCCTGGGGGGAGACCCGGAGCAGGTCGCCGATGCGCTGCGGTCGCTGGATCGGGCGATCTACCAGGGTCCGATCGTCGGGGGGCCGGAGTCGGCGGAGGCCGTGGTCCTGCAACGGGCAGGGTCCTCGGCCATGGGGCTGGTGTGGGCGACCAGCCTGCAACCCGCCGTGTGGCCGGACGCCTTCGTCCTGGGCTACCAGGAAATGGCAGGAGGGCCGCCCGGACCGGAGGCAGCTCTGGTGTACGACGCGACCAACGTGTTGCTGGACGCCATCGCCTGGGACATCACGCGCCGGGCGAGGCCCACGCGAGAGGGTGTAGTGGCCGCGGTAGGGGCGACTCATTGGGACGGGCTCAGCGGCTCCATCGCCTTCGATGCGAACGGAAGCTGGCTGTATGCCCCGGTGCACCTGTATCAGATCATCGGCGGACAGCGGTTTGGGCCGGTGCCATGAGGATCATCGAGGAGGAGATGCAACCGTGCGCGTTCTGATGCTTTCATGGGAATACCCCCCCCATGTCGTGGGTGGACTGGGCAAGCACGTGATGGAGCTGTTGCCGGCTATGGCCCGGCGCGAGGATGTGGAGATCCATCTGTTGACCCCGCGTTGGGCCGGCGGGGATCCGACGGAGACCCTGGGGCGTGTGGTGATCCATCGCATCGATCCGCCCCCGGGGAACGGGGATATCTACACCACCGCCTGGCAAACCAACCTGGAGATCGAGGGATACGCGGAGCGGCTGTGGCGCGAGCTCGGCGGCTTCGACCTGATCCACGCCCATGACTGGCTGATGGCCTTCGCCGGCAACGCATTGAAGCGCACTCACAAGACGCCTCTGATCGCGACCATCCACGCGACGGAGAAGGGGCGCGGCCGCGGGCACCTCAACGGCGACCTCTCCCGGGCCATCCATCATGTGGAGTGGTGGCTGACCTATGAGGCATGGCGGGTGATCGCCTGCTCGGAGTACATGGCGGGCGAGATCCGGGAGTTCTTCGGCTGCCCGGCTGATAAGATCGACGTCATCCCCAACGGCGTGGATCCCACCCCCTTCCAGCGAGTCGCCCAGGAGGACCTGCGGGGATTCCGGGCCATGTACGCCCTACCCGACGAGCAGATCGTCTTCAACGTGGGAAGGGTGGTGTACGAGAAGGGAGTCCACGTGCTGGTGGAGGCGGCGCCCAAGGTGCTGGCGCAGACGCCGGCGGCCAAGTTCGTGATCGCGGGCCGCGGGCCGATGGTTGAGCAGCTCCGTCATCGCGCCTGGGAGCTGGGCGTGGGGGAGAAGATCCTGTTCGCCGGCTTCATCTCCGACGAGGACCGCAACCGCCTGTTCCACCTGGCCGATTGCGCCGTCTTCCCCTCGCTCTACGAGCCGTTCGGGATCGTGGCGCTGGAGGCGATGGCCGCGAAGTGCCCGGTGGTCGTCTCCGAGGTGGGAGGGCTGAAGGAGGTGGTGAAGCACGCGGAGACGGGGATCACCGTCTATCCGGACAACCCGGACTCGCTGGCATGGGGCATCGTGCACACGCTCTCCCGGCCCGATTGGGCGCGACAGCGCGCGGAGAACGCCTACCGGATGGTGCTCGAGCTATACAACTGGGACCGTATCGCCGGGCTGACGGTGGATGTGTACAAGCGAGTCGTGGAGGAACGCCGCCACGTGGACTGGTAACGGCGGCTACGGCCTCGCCCGCAGCACCTGGTGGATCAACGGCGGCGGCTCCACGGGCTCCGGGCCGATGGTGAACGCCGAGGCGAGGCGCGCCCGGGCCTGCGCCAGCCGCTCCCCATCGTCGGCGTGGATCTCGCACAGAGGCTGTCCGGCTTCCACCCGATCGCCAATGCGGGCGCGCATGATCACGCCCACCGCCGGATCGATGGGATCCCCCTTCTTCTCGCGGCCGCCCCCCAGGTCCACCACCGCCATGCCGATGGCGGCCGCGTCGATGGCCTGCACGTAGCCGGCCGTCGGCGCCGGGAAAGGCTCCACCCGCGCCGCCCGCGGCAACCGGGTCGGGTCCTCCACGGCGGCCACGTCCCCACCCTGCGCCGCCACGAACTCCCGAAACTTCCGCCACGCCTCCCCGCTATCCAGCGCCTGCTCCGCCTGAACGCGTTCCTCGTCCGGCTCCCCGGCATCCCCTCGCCGCATGGCCAGCATCTCCGCGGACACGGTCAGCACGTGCTCCCGAAAGTCCGCCGGGCCACCGCCGCGCAGCGTCTCGATGGCCTCGATCACCTCCAACGCGTTGCCCACCGCGCGGCCCAACGGCTGGGACATATCACTGATCACGGCCGTCATCCGCCGCCCCAAGCGAACGCCGATCTCCACCATCAACCGGGCCAGCGCCTGCGCCTGGTCCAGCGTCTTCATGAAGGTGCCCGATCCCACCTTCACATCCAGGACGATGGCATCCGCCCCGGCGGCGATCTTCTTGGACATGATGGACGAGGCGATGAGCGGGACGGCGGGCACGGTGCCGGTGACGTCCCGCAGGGCATAGAGCTTGCCGTCGGCAGGGGCCAGATCGTGGGTCTGCCCGGCCACCACCAGGCCCACCTCCCGCAGTTGGCGTCGAAACTCCTCGATGGCCAGATCGGCCCGGAAGCCGGGGATGGATTCCAGCTTATCCAACGTGCCGCCGGAGAAGGCCAGCCCGCGACCGGACATCTTGCCCACAGGCAGCCCGCAGGCGGCGACGATGGGGCCGACGACCAGCGTCGTCTTGTCACCCACCCCGCCGGAGGAATGCTTATCCACGACGAAGGGGGCGATGTCGTGCAGGTCCAGCGTCTCCCCGGAATAGGCCATGGCCAGGGTGAGGTCGGCCGTCTCCCGGGGCGTCATGCCCTGGAAGTAGATGGCCATGCATAGCGCGGCGGCCTGATAGTCGGGGATGTCCCCGGCCGTGTAGCCCCGCACGAAATACTCGATCTCATCCGTGGACAGCTCCACGCCATCCCGTTTCCTCTCGATGATCTCCACAACGCGCATCGTATGTCCTCTGAAATGGGGATTGGGGAACGGTGGCGGAGCGCTACAGCCATATATCCGCGTCGGGTGGCAGTTCCTCCGCCTGGTAGGGCACATCCGGCTCCTCGGCGACTCGGGACGTCGCCGGACGACCCTGCAGCCGGGCGGCCACCTCCCACGCCTGGATGTAACCCGCCACGGCCAGCGCCAGGCGTCGCGCCTGCCAGCGGGTGAGCAGAATGGCGATGCGCACATCTGGCTCGCCGGCCGGCTTGACGGCTCCCTCGCCGATGATCTCGCCCGGTCCGTGGCTGATCTCGATGACGATCGGCTGGCGGGTACGCCTGCCCCGGTCCTCGATCCGCAGCACACGACTCAGCGGCTTGCCCTCCCGCCCGTGAGGCGTGCCTTTGTAATCGACGAACGACTCGGGCAGGTGGCCCCGCGCCAGATCAAAGCAGAGCACGCGGGCGTCCTCCACATCCAGATAATGATCCACCCGCGCCTGAGCGCCCTTCCCCCGCTCGTACTGGAAGAGCAACA
Encoded proteins:
- a CDS encoding ABC transporter substrate-binding protein, with the translated sequence MDQPDHQREASVRRVRWAAGPPPRRGRRYLLALVLISLLLAGCTLPRSTPPIIKIGMIAPFEGLYRPRGYAALYAVKLALRERNAAGGVAGYGVMLVALNDDGDPEEAALQARKLAVDPDVMGVIGPFSRTTAAAAAPLLAEAGLAWIAPVSVPDGVVQAYPNAFRLFASDQALAEALVTWARETPGGDGRIWIAQEGPFSRPLQEAAEQRGISWRPSPGASKPTHTTVALGGDPEQVADALRSLDRAIYQGPIVGGPESAEAVVLQRAGSSAMGLVWATSLQPAVWPDAFVLGYQEMAGGPPGPEAALVYDATNVLLDAIAWDITRRARPTREGVVAAVGATHWDGLSGSIAFDANGSWLYAPVHLYQIIGGQRFGPVP
- a CDS encoding glycosyltransferase family 4 protein, with translation MPRCTCIRSSADSGLGRCHEDHRGGDATVRVLMLSWEYPPHVVGGLGKHVMELLPAMARREDVEIHLLTPRWAGGDPTETLGRVVIHRIDPPPGNGDIYTTAWQTNLEIEGYAERLWRELGGFDLIHAHDWLMAFAGNALKRTHKTPLIATIHATEKGRGRGHLNGDLSRAIHHVEWWLTYEAWRVIACSEYMAGEIREFFGCPADKIDVIPNGVDPTPFQRVAQEDLRGFRAMYALPDEQIVFNVGRVVYEKGVHVLVEAAPKVLAQTPAAKFVIAGRGPMVEQLRHRAWELGVGEKILFAGFISDEDRNRLFHLADCAVFPSLYEPFGIVALEAMAAKCPVVVSEVGGLKEVVKHAETGITVYPDNPDSLAWGIVHTLSRPDWARQRAENAYRMVLELYNWDRIAGLTVDVYKRVVEERRHVDW
- the alaS gene encoding alanine--tRNA ligase, whose amino-acid sequence is MTSQEIRQRFLDYFAQHGHTVVESSSLIPVGDPTLLFTNAGMVQFKDVFLGLERRPYTRATSVQKCMRVSGKHNDLENVGPSPRHHTFFEMLGNFSFGDYFKREAIHYAYEVVTQVYGVDPERLVYTVYEDDDEAFRVWTEEIGVPAERVYRMGEKTNFWMMGDTGPCGPTSEIHYDWGPEACTCGDPNCSVALDNGCDRWLEIWNLVFMQYNQGADGTRTPLPRPGVDTGMGLERITSVVQNKRSNYETDLFTPILAHIQALLGDSDEEAAQKQVAYRVIADHGRAVTFLVGDGVIPSSEGRGYVLRLILRRAARYGYKAGFEGPFLAKIAEKVIEIMGHHYHELHERAAFIYKTITAEEERFSQTLATGLAVLEELIADPKVQETKVLPGEAAFRLYDTYGFPLDLTRDVAREHGLTIDEAGYQRAMAEQRERARAASRFTADQEDRAARYLSVLEELRSAGLLPEGTVQHLCYETSEVEAPVLAILKDSQSVSLARAGEAVEIVLPKTPFYVESGGQVSDTGVIAQYDEHGDPVWKVRVDEARQPVPGLIVHVGEVEEGTVRVGDLARASIDQERRRDIMRNHTATHLLHAALRRVLGEHVHQAGSLVAPDRLRFDFTHGAMLTEEELAAIEQGVNDAILAAYPVEARWTTYRQAVNEGVIALFGEKYGEEVRVIRVGPADEPLSQELCGGTHVNNTSEIGFFHILSEGSVGAGVRRIEAVTGRWAHRLVQRQLALLHRTATFLGCQDEEVDRKVLNLLDQVQSLQKEVTRLRQALALREFESLLQQVQDIDGVKVLAVPVDADDMETMRRMSDWFRERMGSGVIVLGAAIGNRPSFVAAVTPDLVERGFHAGQIVKVVAEAVGGGGGGRPTLAQAGGKDLSRMHEALRLVPQWVERKLHAGS
- the mltG gene encoding endolytic transglycosylase MltG, which translates into the protein MSMRVPSGPSRLTDSSSTSPRPFATLGLILRVFIFVLTIGTVAGSGAIAWAHLREQWEDKPTLERYQALARAGGPRPLTLETIEDYAIELYLRFREADLLRPAAETDAVVRFTVAPGETATQIADRLEQEGLITDADLFRLYIRHEGIDAKLEAGEFELSPGMTIPEIAQALQQARAREVVVTVQEGLRAEEVAELLEQSEVTDGDAFLALVRSGDPVSAGLGNYDFLADRPTGASLEGYLFPDTYRFPMHAQPAEILRIFLDNFDRRVTPELRQEAANRGLSLYTVLTLASIVEREAALPEERPIIASVYLNRLEKGMYLNADPTVQYAMGYQPDTGQWWKSPVTLEEYSSVVSPYNTYLNPGLPPGPICSPGLSAIEAVIRPAETDYLYFVATGDGGHVFARTLEEHKANIKRYQGQ
- a CDS encoding thymidine phosphorylase, which translates into the protein MRVVEIIERKRDGVELSTDEIEYFVRGYTAGDIPDYQAAALCMAIYFQGMTPRETADLTLAMAYSGETLDLHDIAPFVVDKHSSGGVGDKTTLVVGPIVAACGLPVGKMSGRGLAFSGGTLDKLESIPGFRADLAIEEFRRQLREVGLVVAGQTHDLAPADGKLYALRDVTGTVPAVPLIASSIMSKKIAAGADAIVLDVKVGSGTFMKTLDQAQALARLMVEIGVRLGRRMTAVISDMSQPLGRAVGNALEVIEAIETLRGGGPADFREHVLTVSAEMLAMRRGDAGEPDEERVQAEQALDSGEAWRKFREFVAAQGGDVAAVEDPTRLPRAARVEPFPAPTAGYVQAIDAAAIGMAVVDLGGGREKKGDPIDPAVGVIMRARIGDRVEAGQPLCEIHADDGERLAQARARLASAFTIGPEPVEPPPLIHQVLRARP
- the ruvX gene encoding Holliday junction resolvase RuvX, with the protein product MALDVGERRIGVAISDPLGVVATPVTTLTRRSWAKDLAAIEQIVQERGVKRIIVGYPLHMDGSASEQAQISERFAQRLKEALGPSGPPVELWDERLSTQIASERLRATGSSARAGLDAAAAAVILQEWLDARRGPALLPEPPDPDRG